AGTCCTGATCGCGACATTGAACGCCGCGTCGCCCCCCGCTTCGATGAAGCCGATCGATCCCGTATAGACGCCGCGCGGCTCCGCCTCGAGCTCGTCGATAATCTCCATCGCGCGGACTTTGGGCGCACCGGTGATCGAACCGCATGGAAAGGCCGCACGCAGCACGTCGACCGCGCCCGCACCGCCGGGCAACCGCGCACTGACGTCCGATACGAGTTGATGGATCGTCGGGAAGCTTTCGACACGGAACAGGTCGGGCACCGCGACCGATCCCGGCAAGGCGACGCGCGACAGGTCGTTGCGGATCAGGTCGACGATCATCAGATTTTCGGCGCGCTGCTTCGGGTCTTCGGCCAGCGCGCGCGCCGCGTCCGCATCGGCCGCGGGATCGGCAAGCCGCGCCGCGGTCCCCTTCATCGGCCGCGCCATGACGTGCCCGTCGCGCAGCGCGAAAAAAAGTTCGGGCGACAGCGACGCGATCGCCCGGTCGCCGGTCCAGATGAAGCCGCCATAGCCCGCGCGCGCCGTCTGCCGCAGCCTCGCATAGATCGCGAGCGGATCGCCGAGCACCGGGACATCGGCACGAAAGGTCAGGTTCGCCTGATAGATATCGCCCGCGCGAATATAGGCGAGGACCCGCTCGACCGCGGCGATATAGTCGGCGCGCGCCACCCGCGGCGCCACTGCGCCGACCCACGCCGACGCCGGATCGGGGAGCCGCGCCGAAACCTCATCGGCTTCGATCCGCTCCACGCCGCGAAACAGCCCGAACCATCCCAGCGGCGCGTCGCCCGCGCCGCCTTCCGCCGCGCCGCGCCATGCGGGCGCCAACCCCCTGCCGGCTTCATAGGCAAGATATCCGGCCGCGTGCAGCCCGCGCGCCTGCGCCGCTTCGAGCGCCGTCAGAAGCGCCGGGACCTCGGCCGCCGTTGCGGCGGACAGGATATCGACCGGATCGACGAACAGCCGCGCCGCCGCCGCGCCGTGCACCCGCGCATCGTCGAGCAGCACAAAGGGCGGGCAGTCGGTCCCCAAAGCCGGAATCGCGTTGTCGTCCGCCATCACTATCTCACATGGGGCCGATCACGCGACCGCCGC
This sequence is a window from Sphingopyxis sp. USTB-05. Protein-coding genes within it:
- the pabB gene encoding aminodeoxychorismate synthase component I encodes the protein MADDNAIPALGTDCPPFVLLDDARVHGAAAARLFVDPVDILSAATAAEVPALLTALEAAQARGLHAAGYLAYEAGRGLAPAWRGAAEGGAGDAPLGWFGLFRGVERIEADEVSARLPDPASAWVGAVAPRVARADYIAAVERVLAYIRAGDIYQANLTFRADVPVLGDPLAIYARLRQTARAGYGGFIWTGDRAIASLSPELFFALRDGHVMARPMKGTAARLADPAADADAARALAEDPKQRAENLMIVDLIRNDLSRVALPGSVAVPDLFRVESFPTIHQLVSDVSARLPGGAGAVDVLRAAFPCGSITGAPKVRAMEIIDELEAEPRGVYTGSIGFIEAGGDAAFNVAIRTLVLPQSGLRDNPPCATLGLGSGIVADSEPAEEWRECLAKGEFVGAAGESFDLIETMFFDPVDGVQRLEGHLARMKASAAALGFVFDRHGARNSLQSATFRLRNAARVRMRLAPSGALAIEVSPLPRLAELPVPVAICPAPMAADDFRLTHKTSLRAAYDSARRESGAAEVVFIDEPGFVTEGSWSNIFVERGGQLLTPPLALGLLPGVLRAELIDKGRAVESHLRLADLESGFFIGNSLRGLIPARLADAAASSIG